From a region of the Prevotella melaninogenica genome:
- a CDS encoding outer membrane beta-barrel family protein, which produces MEKLLLILLLFCTGLRANAQSVSGKVLDENKKPIPYANVIILSAKDSTFIVGTTTADDGSFNFKEVTLGNILKASFVGYEPFTTVLSNQGNLTIVLKEDAKMMKEVVVKGNAPLHKMTTEGIQTNIENTILSKLGTCEDVLAHVPGLTKKKDGYEVFGRGTPIIYINGRQMRDATELERLKSSDIKSVEVISNPGSKYNAAVRAVVKIRTKKAVGDGFGFDVRSAYYQSENVDLSERVNWKYRHKRLELFGGHGYSLDNSLEHSTTTTIVHADTLWQQDFTQKVPDKNSIFKNIIGADYQLNDSNSVGIKYMINFPHDFPLSVFISSDVTANGTFYDHINTFATCKQSHRPSQFINLYYVGKIGKMDIDFNADYLYNKQNNHTTSREESRNKTSRTVTSDNQERNRLFASKLTLGYPVLGGNLSVGAEYTYTNRNDTYSNPENYVPSSSAQLKESNIAPFMEYKHQLSICQLTAGLRWEAVHFNYYENGQHIANQSRSFSNLFPSISAATQIGDLQMQLSYAARTCRPSYRQLSNNVTYGNRFLMQSGNPLLQHEYIHDISLGAMWKFIQFGISYNDRRHAIVFWSEQDSHNSAISRLTYTNLPSIKTISTQLAFSPTIGIWTPEFTALMKKQWLTLHTSTKTYKLNKPIWQFSFNNTFDFGKGWLLSMESYLVTKGDGEIASLASNRGSLDINLTKSFLKDRLALRIGGTDLFHTQKEGGISYTESMETQYIGTYDSRQFVLTVTYKFNTSRSKYKGTGAGQAEKNRL; this is translated from the coding sequence ATGGAAAAACTATTACTTATCCTCCTTCTGTTCTGCACTGGACTTCGAGCTAATGCACAATCCGTATCAGGAAAGGTGCTTGATGAAAACAAGAAGCCTATCCCCTACGCAAATGTCATTATCCTTTCAGCTAAGGATTCTACCTTCATTGTTGGTACAACAACCGCTGATGACGGTAGTTTCAATTTCAAGGAGGTTACATTAGGTAATATCCTCAAAGCCTCCTTCGTAGGCTATGAACCTTTCACTACGGTTCTTTCCAACCAAGGCAACCTTACTATCGTACTGAAAGAAGATGCAAAAATGATGAAAGAGGTGGTCGTCAAAGGCAATGCTCCCCTACACAAGATGACAACAGAGGGTATACAAACGAACATCGAGAACACTATACTGAGCAAACTCGGTACTTGTGAGGATGTTCTTGCACATGTCCCAGGACTGACAAAGAAGAAAGATGGCTACGAAGTATTTGGTAGAGGTACACCTATCATCTATATCAATGGTCGTCAGATGCGTGATGCAACAGAGCTTGAACGCCTGAAATCAAGCGATATCAAAAGCGTTGAGGTAATAAGCAACCCCGGAAGTAAGTATAATGCAGCCGTAAGAGCAGTCGTAAAGATACGCACGAAGAAGGCTGTAGGCGACGGCTTTGGCTTCGATGTACGCTCCGCCTACTACCAGTCGGAGAATGTAGACCTCTCGGAACGGGTCAACTGGAAGTATCGCCATAAGCGTTTAGAACTCTTTGGTGGGCATGGCTATTCACTTGACAACAGCCTCGAACACAGCACAACAACTACTATTGTTCACGCTGACACCCTCTGGCAGCAGGATTTCACGCAAAAAGTCCCCGATAAGAATTCTATTTTCAAGAATATTATAGGAGCAGACTATCAGTTGAATGACAGCAATTCTGTCGGTATCAAATACATGATTAACTTCCCTCATGACTTCCCCCTATCTGTTTTTATTAGTAGTGATGTAACGGCAAACGGGACTTTCTACGACCATATTAACACCTTTGCAACATGCAAGCAGTCCCATCGTCCTTCCCAATTCATTAATCTCTACTATGTTGGAAAGATAGGAAAGATGGACATAGACTTCAATGCTGATTATCTTTATAACAAGCAAAATAACCATACTACCTCTCGAGAAGAAAGTCGCAACAAGACCAGTCGCACCGTGACTTCCGACAATCAAGAGCGCAACAGGCTCTTTGCTTCTAAGCTAACCTTGGGCTATCCTGTTTTAGGAGGTAATCTGTCAGTGGGTGCAGAATATACCTATACGAACCGCAATGACACGTATAGCAATCCTGAAAACTATGTCCCAAGCTCATCCGCACAGCTAAAAGAGTCGAATATCGCTCCTTTTATGGAATACAAACACCAGCTATCTATCTGCCAGTTGACAGCTGGTCTGCGCTGGGAGGCGGTACACTTCAACTATTATGAAAACGGACAGCACATTGCTAATCAGAGTCGTTCGTTCAGCAACTTATTCCCAAGCATCTCTGCAGCTACTCAAATAGGAGACCTACAGATGCAATTAAGCTATGCAGCGAGGACATGTCGTCCTTCTTACCGTCAGTTAAGCAATAACGTTACATACGGCAATCGTTTCTTGATGCAGTCGGGTAACCCACTGCTTCAGCACGAATATATCCACGACATAAGCTTAGGAGCTATGTGGAAGTTCATCCAGTTTGGCATCTCTTACAATGACCGTCGTCACGCCATTGTCTTCTGGAGCGAACAAGACAGTCATAACTCAGCTATCTCACGTCTTACCTACACGAATCTTCCAAGCATCAAGACAATATCTACTCAGTTAGCTTTTTCGCCAACAATCGGTATCTGGACACCTGAGTTCACGGCATTAATGAAGAAGCAATGGCTCACATTACATACAAGTACAAAGACCTATAAGCTGAACAAACCAATCTGGCAATTCAGCTTTAACAACACCTTTGACTTTGGAAAAGGTTGGTTGCTATCAATGGAGTCCTACCTCGTTACAAAAGGCGATGGCGAAATTGCCTCATTAGCAAGCAATAGAGGTTCGCTTGACATCAACCTTACCAAGTCTTTCCTAAAAGACAGACTCGCACTTCGTATTGGTGGAACAGACTTGTTCCATACCCAAAAAGAAGGAGGAATTAGCTACACAGAGTCTATGGAGACTCAATATATTGGTACATACGACAGCCGTCAGTTTGTTCTAACTGTTACCTATAAGTTCAACACTTCACGAAGCAAATACAAGGGTACAGGTGCTGGACAGGCTGAAAAGAACAGATTATAG
- a CDS encoding DUF4843 domain-containing protein yields MYKSITNFFAIGVIALSLAACSNDEYKGEYSKDGTFEGANQVYFDLNNASDTLYNYSFGTQPTSVTTDTVTVKVKLAGVRKSQAQHYKVVVDPSSSAKAGVHFEAINSDQVIPADSLASSFRVVLLRQNLSDTKNENIRLVLRLEASDDLGVRFPNALKRTITFDNVLEKPYWWDNPTLQAMGLPAYTPAKYRYLLSLYNSDASEIEKAIRNTRSWTQLYRNIQKLKAYFAANPE; encoded by the coding sequence ATGTATAAATCAATCACAAACTTCTTCGCTATCGGTGTCATCGCATTGTCGTTGGCAGCGTGTTCAAACGATGAGTACAAAGGTGAATACTCAAAGGATGGTACTTTCGAAGGAGCAAACCAGGTTTATTTCGACCTCAATAATGCTTCTGACACATTATATAACTATTCGTTCGGAACACAGCCTACGAGCGTGACAACAGACACGGTTACTGTAAAAGTTAAGCTTGCAGGAGTGAGAAAGTCACAGGCTCAACATTATAAAGTAGTTGTTGATCCAAGTAGTTCTGCAAAAGCAGGAGTACACTTTGAGGCAATCAATAGTGATCAAGTAATTCCAGCCGATAGTCTTGCATCAAGTTTTCGTGTAGTTCTTTTGCGTCAGAATCTTAGTGATACTAAGAATGAAAATATTCGTCTTGTTCTGCGTTTGGAAGCATCTGACGACCTTGGTGTCCGTTTCCCTAATGCACTAAAGAGAACGATTACTTTTGATAATGTGCTTGAAAAGCCATACTGGTGGGACAATCCTACGCTGCAAGCAATGGGTCTTCCAGCTTATACACCAGCTAAGTATCGTTATCTTCTGTCTTTGTATAACTCAGATGCAAGTGAGATTGAGAAGGCAATACGTAATACAAGAAGTTGGACACAGCTTTATAGAAATATTCAGAAGTTGAAGGCTTACTTTGCAGCCAATCCTGAATAA
- a CDS encoding PKD-like domain-containing protein, giving the protein MVKKYLFILAATALTFTSCIKDDSTEGGDGVSVISLQTPLNSSYTLNQGDTLKINPAVLQSNGKQKLTYEWEINHKLVSSDSALVYPIQNSGSYTGRLRLSNGQNIQIYEFNVNVEYAYTKGVYLLAENNSKSILSYVPTEDVNKSFHLDVLAPNNPNINFGTPCSMAWNKTIGGQANNVLIIAAGNPSTLYQLDGYEMLSLFQTPVGEKVIQVEANSDPGAPKVMAVTKNNLYSLGLNTTNLISQTSRFTSAVGGSVTFADRMTPWWRDDLFYAHGDAYFDNAHGSLLAMAIENTSVPAEILKGTFTGDTLVGMGSVNKQRNLALITNQTSTGTFYFTYIFPGYYSSSADKRIAANVLYRVAMPSTSGIANGSVVRSARSKNIVYYTNGNAVYAHNVLANSNFPTAALFTVGSSSEKIVDMVFSDDDNLIYVATNDTSASMPGSLYCYDTQTNTLRWSKQHITGRIVKALFRNK; this is encoded by the coding sequence ATGGTAAAGAAATATTTATTTATCTTAGCTGCAACAGCCCTTACCTTCACTTCTTGTATCAAGGATGATTCAACAGAAGGAGGCGATGGTGTGTCTGTAATCAGTCTGCAGACACCTCTGAATAGCAGTTATACACTTAATCAGGGTGATACTTTGAAAATCAACCCAGCGGTGTTGCAAAGCAATGGAAAGCAGAAACTCACCTACGAATGGGAGATTAATCATAAGTTGGTTTCAAGTGATTCTGCACTTGTTTATCCTATTCAGAATTCAGGAAGTTATACTGGACGTCTTCGTTTGAGTAACGGTCAGAATATTCAGATCTATGAGTTCAATGTGAATGTTGAGTATGCTTATACAAAGGGTGTTTATCTCTTGGCAGAAAACAATAGTAAGTCAATCCTTTCATATGTACCTACAGAGGATGTAAACAAAAGTTTCCACCTTGATGTGTTGGCTCCTAACAACCCTAATATCAACTTTGGTACACCTTGCTCAATGGCATGGAACAAGACCATCGGTGGTCAGGCAAACAATGTTCTGATTATTGCAGCAGGTAATCCATCAACACTTTACCAGCTTGATGGTTATGAAATGTTATCACTTTTCCAGACTCCTGTTGGCGAGAAGGTGATACAGGTAGAGGCTAACTCTGACCCAGGTGCACCAAAGGTAATGGCTGTTACTAAGAATAACTTGTATTCATTGGGTCTGAACACAACCAACTTGATTTCACAGACTTCACGTTTCACAAGTGCTGTAGGTGGTTCTGTTACATTCGCAGACCGCATGACTCCATGGTGGAGAGACGACCTCTTCTATGCACATGGTGATGCTTACTTTGACAATGCACACGGCTCTCTGCTGGCAATGGCTATTGAGAATACATCTGTTCCTGCTGAAATCTTGAAGGGAACCTTCACTGGTGATACGTTGGTAGGTATGGGTAGTGTTAACAAGCAGCGTAACCTTGCACTGATAACCAATCAGACAAGTACGGGAACATTCTACTTTACATACATCTTCCCAGGCTACTACTCTTCTTCTGCAGATAAGAGAATTGCAGCTAACGTACTTTACCGTGTTGCAATGCCTTCTACTTCTGGTATCGCTAATGGCTCTGTAGTACGCTCTGCTCGTAGCAAGAACATTGTTTATTACACTAATGGCAATGCTGTCTATGCACATAACGTACTTGCTAATAGCAACTTCCCAACTGCAGCACTGTTCACTGTAGGTAGCAGTTCAGAGAAGATTGTAGACATGGTGTTCTCAGATGATGATAACCTCATCTATGTTGCAACCAATGATACATCGGCATCTATGCCAGGTAGTCTATACTGTTATGACACGCAGACAAATACTCTACGTTGGTCAAAGCAGCACATTACGGGACGTATTGTGAAGGCATTATTCAGAAATAAATAA
- a CDS encoding zinc-dependent metalloprotease: MIRMNFSFKNSLLGGALLLLLVLQSTVAKADDDKSKSKPKKETKYDRLFKDKKTETARSKFITVHKLDNKIYFELPRTLLKKQMMLGGVVNSTTDASTVTVGSTSSNPVLFYFDIQDSSVVMKTPNNVLFKENANSADLDSALSLNYRDGIWQGFNIMAYNNDSSAVVFDVTSLLGKPTNLISVMPTKNGNYSIKATPKPELSFIRGIKSFDTNVIVNNDFTYGVSTSLMSMPIGGERPTTVGVSYSVALVPESAMRPRIMDSRIGVNYSVRLGIPKEGAGTKRIFYSHRWNLVPKDKKAYAKGKLSQPVNPIRFYLDNTFPEAWKQPIREGVLEWNKAFEKIGFKNAIEVVDFPQKQGNFDPDNIQYSCIRYIPSGSSSAPKSDIYVNPNTGEIMAASMFIYSDVEKLLHKWRLIETGAVDPSVRSNRLSAAKFAEGLKMLVTKETGSMLGLLDNLGASATYSTDSLRNARFTNTMGLAPSVMDDVHYNYVAQPTDNGVRLAPTGLGMYDYFTIDWNYRYFDTDNVSINDEKNTLEAFVDKKVTNPRLRYYAERNSRWDPRLAAGALGNDMIASANLANKNYTIVENNLSKWIKNDEDTRIKDQLYLQISQNRYALFKQVLSNVGGMYLNNMKISAGVPQYQVVSKDLQRRSLLWCLQEAMSFKKYANRNYERKGYLSVSYYDQSLEFMGYDLMAARMRVAITSYLNPNSYTQKEYFDDIYNTLFKSVAEMRAPSQGERVLQRAFMSQAQSVVSKATGSGGSGGGSGSSTALKGDDLGATPGFGDPSQNLAPTVDITLADNSELYFYNCLLKLRTALEKCLKANLPLEARTHYEMMLFKINKTMEVKK, encoded by the coding sequence ATGATAAGAATGAATTTCTCATTTAAGAACTCTTTACTTGGAGGGGCATTATTGCTCCTCCTTGTATTGCAAAGTACTGTTGCAAAAGCTGATGATGACAAGTCTAAGTCTAAACCAAAGAAGGAGACAAAGTATGACCGTCTCTTCAAAGATAAAAAGACTGAGACGGCACGTAGTAAGTTTATTACTGTTCATAAGCTTGATAACAAGATTTACTTTGAGTTGCCACGTACTTTGTTGAAGAAGCAAATGATGCTTGGTGGAGTAGTAAACTCAACAACTGATGCATCTACAGTTACTGTTGGTTCAACAAGTTCTAATCCTGTTTTGTTCTATTTTGACATACAGGATAGCTCTGTAGTGATGAAGACTCCTAACAATGTTCTTTTCAAGGAGAATGCTAACTCAGCAGACCTTGATAGTGCATTGTCTCTGAATTATCGTGATGGTATTTGGCAGGGCTTTAACATTATGGCTTATAATAACGACAGCTCTGCAGTTGTCTTTGACGTAACTTCTTTGTTAGGTAAACCAACTAACCTCATATCGGTTATGCCAACAAAGAATGGTAACTATAGTATCAAGGCTACTCCAAAGCCTGAACTCTCGTTCATTCGTGGTATAAAGAGTTTTGATACAAATGTTATCGTTAATAATGACTTCACTTATGGTGTGTCTACTTCTCTGATGTCTATGCCTATCGGAGGTGAACGTCCTACAACTGTTGGTGTTAGTTATAGTGTAGCACTTGTGCCAGAGTCTGCAATGCGTCCACGTATTATGGACTCACGTATCGGTGTTAACTACTCAGTTCGTTTGGGAATACCAAAGGAAGGTGCAGGTACAAAGCGTATCTTCTACTCTCACCGTTGGAATCTTGTACCAAAGGATAAGAAGGCTTATGCAAAGGGTAAGCTGAGTCAGCCTGTTAATCCAATCCGTTTCTATTTGGATAATACCTTCCCAGAAGCATGGAAACAACCAATCCGTGAGGGTGTTCTTGAGTGGAATAAAGCTTTTGAAAAGATAGGCTTTAAGAATGCTATTGAGGTTGTTGACTTCCCTCAGAAGCAGGGCAATTTCGACCCAGACAACATTCAGTATTCTTGTATTCGCTACATACCAAGTGGTTCTTCATCTGCTCCAAAGAGTGATATCTATGTCAATCCTAATACAGGAGAGATTATGGCAGCCTCTATGTTCATCTATTCTGATGTCGAGAAGTTGTTACATAAGTGGCGTTTAATTGAGACTGGTGCCGTTGATCCTTCAGTACGTAGCAATCGTTTGTCTGCTGCTAAGTTTGCTGAAGGCTTGAAAATGTTGGTTACAAAGGAAACTGGTAGTATGTTAGGACTCTTGGATAACCTTGGTGCTTCAGCTACTTATTCTACTGATTCTTTGCGTAATGCACGTTTCACGAATACCATGGGACTTGCTCCTTCTGTTATGGATGACGTTCATTACAATTATGTTGCACAGCCAACAGACAATGGTGTACGCCTTGCTCCAACAGGACTTGGCATGTATGACTACTTTACAATTGATTGGAACTATCGTTACTTTGATACTGATAATGTTTCTATCAATGATGAGAAGAATACACTTGAGGCGTTTGTTGATAAGAAGGTGACAAATCCACGTCTTCGTTATTATGCTGAACGCAACTCAAGATGGGACCCACGTCTTGCTGCTGGTGCACTTGGTAACGATATGATTGCGAGTGCAAATCTTGCAAATAAGAACTATACAATTGTTGAAAACAATCTCTCTAAGTGGATTAAGAACGATGAGGATACTCGTATCAAGGATCAATTGTACCTGCAGATATCACAGAATCGTTACGCTTTGTTCAAGCAGGTGTTGAGTAATGTTGGTGGAATGTACCTCAACAATATGAAGATTTCGGCAGGAGTACCACAGTATCAGGTTGTTTCTAAGGATCTTCAGCGTCGTTCACTCTTGTGGTGTTTGCAGGAAGCTATGAGCTTCAAGAAGTATGCTAACCGTAACTACGAGCGTAAGGGCTACTTGTCAGTAAGCTATTATGACCAGAGTTTAGAGTTCATGGGCTACGATTTGATGGCAGCACGTATGCGTGTGGCTATCACTTCTTACTTGAATCCAAACAGTTACACACAGAAAGAGTACTTTGATGATATCTATAACACCCTCTTTAAGAGCGTTGCTGAGATGCGCGCACCTTCTCAGGGCGAGCGTGTTTTGCAGCGTGCATTCATGAGTCAGGCACAGAGTGTTGTTTCTAAGGCTACTGGTAGCGGTGGTTCAGGCGGTGGCTCTGGTTCAAGTACGGCTTTGAAGGGTGATGATCTCGGTGCAACTCCGGGCTTTGGTGACCCATCTCAGAACCTTGCTCCAACTGTTGATATCACCCTCGCAGACAATTCAGAGCTTTACTTCTACAACTGTCTTTTGAAGTTGAGAACTGCTTTGGAGAAGTGTTTGAAGGCTAATTTGCCACTTGAAGCGCGTACACACTACGAGATGATGCTCTTCAAAATCAATAAGACAATGGAGGTGAAGAAATGA
- a CDS encoding zinc-dependent metalloprotease, which translates to MKSVHATLLAVGFLSLSLSAQAFPFFKKKKKKATTTTSVVKKDAYERILTEEKTDSAKGPFVSFYRTGEKLLMELPPSSIGRDMLIGATISSVSSPQFAEVGTRAGSVSHVRFVEKDSSIVMQAINSELLDALPTGNAKQAQATNYRNLDFYSFPIKARNKKTRGILFDVSSFFLRESKYFPVIAKIAGPYRVDADLRPEWIKVTSLKSFANNACISMERNYVTNMTGNSGSVAISNHPVSIGVQFTLALLPEDKMTPRLSDTRLGYFLTPKSIVNDSLIDHASFINRWRVEPKDPAAYFAGQLSEPVKPIVFYIDNAFPEKWKPAIRNAVLRWNKAFERIGFKNVMQAVDFPTNDPNFDPDNFQYSCIRYLPTATENAMGPSWVDPRTGEIITATVLVYNDVVNVINSWRFIQTSQIDPAARTLDMPDSILLPTLEYIVTHEVGHTLGLMHNMASSAAIPTDSLRSASFTQKYGTTASIMDYARFNYVAQPTDKGVSLTPPYLGVYDNYAIEWGYRVFPNSKSFRDDVKPLMALVESHANDPMYRYVLQQSRYRYDPTAIEEDLGDDAVKSSTYGLKNLEYILSHFDEWIPDGTDGTRKAKLYRQMVSQAYGYARNVYAVIGGIKLNQTTESSGIPRYEVMPKEKQRAAAMWLLQEARKFGKRGVESIENRLPQINSHPYKTLAGGIQEMALSATARLALSYYADSTSYSPLEYCEDTYNNVWAKTIAGDENLDDDDIAMQQLYVERLKANIVEVRQVGKVRSLRDDKQDVAFLGFGVGYGEPETMWTETIDRTAEYVFHYAQKLQKLLEERIKTTKDTTIKSQYELMYARVQRYLND; encoded by the coding sequence ATGAAATCGGTTCATGCAACCCTATTAGCAGTGGGCTTCTTGAGCCTTTCACTGTCAGCACAGGCTTTCCCTTTCTTTAAAAAGAAGAAAAAGAAGGCTACAACCACTACTTCTGTGGTTAAGAAAGATGCCTATGAGCGTATTCTAACCGAAGAGAAGACAGACTCTGCAAAGGGACCATTCGTTTCGTTCTATAGAACAGGTGAGAAACTCCTCATGGAGTTGCCACCTTCTTCTATCGGTCGTGACATGCTGATTGGTGCAACAATTTCATCTGTATCAAGCCCACAATTTGCTGAGGTTGGTACTCGTGCTGGTTCTGTTTCACACGTACGCTTTGTTGAGAAGGATAGTTCTATCGTAATGCAGGCTATCAACTCTGAATTACTCGACGCCCTTCCAACTGGCAATGCGAAGCAAGCACAGGCTACGAACTATCGTAACCTTGACTTCTATAGCTTCCCAATCAAGGCAAGAAACAAGAAGACTAGAGGTATTCTCTTTGATGTTTCTTCTTTCTTCTTGAGAGAAAGTAAGTATTTCCCAGTTATCGCAAAGATTGCTGGTCCATATCGTGTGGATGCTGACTTGAGACCAGAATGGATTAAAGTCACTTCTTTGAAGTCGTTTGCAAACAACGCTTGTATCTCGATGGAGCGCAACTACGTTACCAATATGACGGGTAATAGTGGTAGTGTGGCTATTAGCAATCATCCTGTTTCTATCGGTGTACAGTTTACTTTGGCTCTTTTGCCAGAGGATAAGATGACTCCACGACTGAGTGATACTCGTCTTGGCTACTTCCTTACACCGAAGTCAATCGTCAATGACAGTCTTATCGACCATGCAAGCTTTATCAATCGTTGGCGTGTAGAACCAAAAGACCCAGCTGCTTACTTTGCAGGTCAGCTCAGTGAGCCAGTTAAACCTATTGTGTTCTATATCGATAATGCGTTCCCTGAAAAGTGGAAGCCAGCAATTCGGAATGCTGTTCTTAGATGGAATAAGGCTTTCGAGCGTATCGGTTTCAAGAATGTGATGCAGGCAGTGGACTTCCCAACCAATGATCCAAACTTCGATCCTGATAACTTCCAGTATTCTTGCATTCGTTATCTGCCTACTGCTACAGAGAATGCGATGGGGCCATCATGGGTTGATCCTCGTACAGGTGAGATTATCACAGCGACCGTATTGGTGTATAATGATGTTGTGAATGTCATCAATAGCTGGCGATTTATTCAGACATCGCAGATTGATCCTGCTGCACGAACATTGGATATGCCTGATAGCATTTTGTTACCAACATTGGAGTATATTGTAACTCACGAGGTAGGACATACACTCGGACTGATGCACAACATGGCTTCATCGGCTGCAATCCCAACTGATTCGCTCCGTTCTGCAAGCTTCACACAGAAGTATGGTACGACAGCATCTATCATGGACTATGCTCGTTTCAATTATGTTGCACAGCCAACAGATAAGGGTGTGTCACTGACTCCTCCTTACCTCGGTGTGTATGACAACTATGCAATAGAGTGGGGCTACCGTGTTTTCCCTAATTCAAAGAGTTTCAGAGATGACGTAAAGCCATTGATGGCACTTGTTGAGTCTCATGCTAACGACCCAATGTATCGTTACGTACTTCAGCAGTCACGTTATCGTTATGACCCAACCGCCATTGAGGAGGACCTCGGTGACGATGCTGTGAAGTCAAGTACATACGGTCTTAAGAACCTTGAGTATATCCTCAGTCATTTCGATGAGTGGATACCGGACGGTACCGATGGTACTCGTAAGGCTAAGCTCTATCGTCAAATGGTTTCTCAAGCTTATGGTTATGCACGTAATGTCTATGCTGTCATTGGTGGTATCAAGTTGAATCAGACAACAGAGTCTTCTGGTATTCCTCGTTATGAGGTGATGCCTAAGGAGAAACAGCGTGCTGCTGCGATGTGGTTGTTACAGGAAGCACGCAAGTTTGGTAAGCGTGGTGTTGAGAGTATTGAGAATCGTCTACCTCAGATTAACTCTCATCCTTACAAAACATTGGCAGGTGGTATTCAGGAAATGGCTCTTTCAGCAACTGCGCGTTTAGCATTGAGCTATTATGCTGACTCTACTTCTTATTCTCCATTGGAGTATTGCGAAGACACGTATAATAATGTTTGGGCTAAGACAATCGCAGGTGATGAGAATCTCGACGACGATGATATCGCCATGCAGCAACTCTATGTTGAACGTCTGAAGGCTAACATTGTTGAGGTTAGACAGGTTGGTAAGGTGCGCAGCTTGCGTGATGACAAGCAGGATGTGGCTTTCCTTGGCTTTGGTGTTGGTTATGGTGAACCAGAGACGATGTGGACAGAGACTATCGACCGCACAGCTGAATATGTGTTCCATTATGCACAGAAGCTTCAGAAACTACTTGAGGAACGCATTAAGACAACGAAGGATACAACTATCAAATCTCAATATGAGTTGATGTATGCACGTGTCCAGCGTTATTTGAATGATTAA
- a CDS encoding RagB/SusD family nutrient uptake outer membrane protein — MKKITKYIGLSMVFALLTSCSDFLDVQSKGQLTDDEMFTDLTGYEDAMFGIYGKLASSNLYGSNLSWGMVDELGQQFGYDNTQDVSYYLNRYQYTNQQARNVVDAVWSNMYNNISNVNNVLRHINDISAGAQERKMIHGEALGLRGFMHFDLARLYCTDYTRSDANTLGLPYATEFNLKNRTRYTLQATFNLILKDLNQADSLLTDDNDVTYDNTFVRDYSKGRVILFNKYAVKATKARVYYAMGKYTEAAKYAREVINATQNFKLNTSTSLDSVMRFPASKEMIFGVYAADRSTAIRTAFLRSTGYGSFLEGRRDTRSLYETDLFTALSSDLRFTSFFRENTSGSASSFSFIRLIQNDAEATRGVLKGFVLISLPEMYYILSESLYDTNQTEAINLLNQVRKSRGLGDVDAAKVATRTLFEQEMMRERMREFPGMGQTFYALKHYNRSFTDFRNIDTYQPSDAIFNLPWPDRENEYGDQAVHNE; from the coding sequence ATGAAGAAGATAACGAAATATATAGGACTATCCATGGTGTTTGCACTGCTTACATCATGTAGCGACTTCTTGGATGTGCAGTCAAAAGGACAGCTTACCGATGACGAGATGTTCACTGACCTTACTGGTTATGAGGATGCTATGTTTGGTATCTACGGTAAGTTAGCTTCATCTAATCTCTATGGTAGTAACCTTTCATGGGGTATGGTAGATGAGTTAGGTCAGCAGTTCGGTTATGACAACACACAAGATGTTAGTTATTATCTGAACCGCTACCAATATACCAACCAGCAAGCACGCAACGTCGTGGATGCTGTTTGGAGCAACATGTATAACAATATCTCTAATGTCAACAATGTGTTGAGACACATTAATGATATTAGTGCAGGTGCACAAGAGCGCAAGATGATTCATGGTGAGGCGTTGGGTCTGCGTGGCTTTATGCACTTCGACCTCGCTCGCCTCTACTGTACAGACTATACGCGCAGTGATGCAAACACGCTTGGTCTGCCTTATGCAACAGAGTTCAATTTGAAGAACCGCACACGTTACACTTTGCAGGCAACGTTCAACCTTATTCTTAAGGACTTGAATCAGGCTGACTCATTGTTGACAGACGACAATGATGTTACATACGATAATACTTTCGTGCGTGATTATAGCAAGGGACGTGTGATTCTTTTCAATAAGTATGCAGTAAAGGCTACCAAAGCTCGTGTGTACTACGCTATGGGTAAGTACACAGAAGCCGCAAAGTATGCTCGTGAAGTCATCAATGCTACACAGAACTTTAAGTTGAATACAAGTACTTCACTTGACTCTGTGATGCGTTTCCCTGCAAGTAAGGAGATGATTTTCGGTGTTTATGCTGCCGATCGTTCAACAGCCATTCGTACAGCCTTCCTGCGCTCTACAGGTTACGGCTCTTTCCTTGAGGGTCGTCGTGATACACGTAGTCTCTATGAGACCGACCTCTTTACAGCGCTTAGCTCTGACCTCCGTTTCACCTCTTTCTTCAGAGAGAATACGTCAGGTTCAGCATCCTCTTTCAGCTTTATCCGCCTAATTCAGAATGATGCCGAGGCTACAAGAGGCGTGTTGAAAGGCTTTGTGTTAATTAGTCTGCCAGAGATGTATTATATTTTGAGCGAAAGTCTTTATGATACAAATCAGACAGAGGCAATCAATCTGCTCAATCAGGTAAGAAAGAGTAGGGGACTGGGTGATGTAGATGCGGCTAAGGTCGCTACACGTACACTCTTTGAGCAGGAGATGATGCGTGAGCGTATGCGTGAGTTCCCAGGTATGGGACAGACCTTCTATGCGTTGAAGCACTATAACCGTAGTTTCACTGACTTCAGAAACATCGACACGTATCAGCCTTCAGATGCCATCTTCAATCTCCCATGGCCAGACAGAGAGAATGAGTACGGTGATCAGGCTGTACACAACGAATAG